A window of Streptomyces sp. NBC_01142 genomic DNA:
TTTCCTCAACCCAACCGGCCTTCTCACTCGTTCAGGTGACGAAGTGGCAGATGTTCGGGGAGGGGCGGTACGGTCGCGCCATACCAACCGCATATGACGACGGCCCCCGCCGGGACTGGCATCCCAACGAGGGCCTGTTCATCCAGGAAGTAGGGCTTCCCGATGACTGCGACGCAGTTTAGCGCGCCCGTGTCCGCGCGCGCCGAGACCGACCCTCATGCCGGCGTGATCCACGTCCGGCACCGCCACGACTCCGGCTTCACCGTCGTCGGCAACCACCTCGCCCAGCACCGTGAGCTCTCCGCCGTCGCGATCGGCATCGGTGTCCACATCCAGTCCCTCCCGGACGGCTCCCGCGTCGGCATCGCGCAGCTCGTCGAGCGCTTCCCGGAGGGCGAGGTCCGTATCGGCCGCGCGCTGCGGGAGTTGGAGGCCGCCGGATACCTGGAGCGGCGGCGCGAGCGGGTAGCCGGTGGGCGGGTCGTGACCCGTACGACCTGGTACGAGAAGCCGGGCGCCCCGCCCGTCGCCGCGCAGGTCCCGGCCGAGCCGGGGCCCGTACCCGCGCCCGTACGCACAGAGGCACCGCGGCCGGAGCCCGGTGATCCGCTCGCCGCCGGACTTCTCGCGGGGCTCCGCCGCCAGGACCCCCGGCTGCTGCTCTCCGAGCGGGATGTCCGCCGCCTCGCCCCCGCCGTCCGCATCTGGCTCGACCGCGGCGTCGGTCCCGCACAGGTCGCCCGCACACTCACCGGGGACCTCCCGGCGGGGATCATCCGGCGCCCGGCGGGACTCCTGGCCCACCGGCTCACCCAGTGGCTGCCACCCGTGCTGCCCGCGGCTCCGGCATCGGCCGCCCCGCCCGACCCATTCCAGACCTGCGACGGCTGCGAGCGAGCCTTCCGGGCCCCGGAGCCGGGCCGCTGCAGCGACTGTCCTCCGGCGACCCGCGCCGCGTGAGCGTCCGCAGGGTGAGCCCGCATTCAACGAGGCCACTGACCAACAAGGCCACTTGCTCCGTGAAGGTTTCTCCCGGAGCCTTCCGACCGGCCTGCTGGAATCGGCCATGGCCCGCCTGACCCGCCAGGTCGAGCCGGAGATCCCCGCGATGTGAGGAGGGGTCGCCGACACTGGGTCGTGAACCGGAGGCTCAGCACGACGAAGCGTCAGCACGAGAGGACACTCCCATGGCTCCAGTCATCGCAGTCACCGGAGCGAGCGGCCGCGTCGGCGTGCGGGTCGCGCGGCGGCTGGCCGAGCGGGAGGTGAGCACCCGTCTGCTGGGCCGTGATCCCGCGCGGCTGGCCCAGCTGACCGGTTCCGTCAAAGCGCCGCCCGCCGACTACGGGGACAGCGCGGCCATGCAGCGCGCACTGGAGGGTGCGGACACGCTCTTCCTGGTCTCCGCGCACGAGGCGGCCGACCGGGTGCGGGAGCATGTCAGTGCCGTGGACGCCGCCGTCGCCGCAGGAGTCGGGCGGATCGTGTACATCTCCTTCATGGGCGCCACGCCCGACGCCACCTTCACCTTCGCCCGCGACCACTTCCACACCGAGGAGCACATCCGCGCCTCGGGGGTGCGCCACACCTTCCTGCGGGACAACTTCTATCTCGCCGCGATCCCGGCGCTGGCCGGGGCCGACGGGGTGATCCGCGGGCCGGCGGGCGAAGGGCGGGTCGCCGCCGTCGCGCACGAGGACATCGCGGACGTCGCCGCGGCCGTGCTGCTGGGCGAGGGGCACGACGGGGCCACGTACGACATCACCGGGCCCGAGGCGTTCTCCCTTGCCGAGGCCGCCGCCGAACTGAGCCGCGCTGCCGGGCGCACGGTGCGCTACGTGGCCGAGACACGCGAGGACGCCTACGCCTCGCGGGCCGAGTACGGCGCAGAGCAGTGGGAGGTGGCCGGCTGGGTGTCGTCGTACGAGGCGATGGCCACCGGCGAGATGGCCACCGTCTCCGATGTCGTACCGCGGCTGACCGGCCATCCGGCCAGGACCCTCGCCCAGTTCCTGAAGGAGAACCCGGACAGCTACCGGCATCTCCTCCCCTAGCTCCTTCGGCCAGGCCATGTCCGGACGATCATCCGATGCGTCGGGGCCGGATCATCGCGGTGATCAACGGGTGCCGTGGCGGTCGTGGACGGGAGCACCGGATGCGACGTGGCTAGCATGACGGGATGAGCGACGACACGTCCGATGACGCCACCTACAGCCCATCGCCGACCTCGCGGTCCGGGAAGCCCATATCGCTGCGTACGCTCAGGCGTGCGACCCGCTGGGAGATGTTCGGCCTTCTCCTTGTGCTGCTCATCCTCGTCTTCGTCTTCGCCTAGCCCGCTTCCTTCGGCCGCTTCAGCTCCTTCAGCGACGCGTCGGCGCGGCGGCCGGCAGCGGGGGCAGGTCCGCGTGGCGGACGGTGAAGCCGCCCGTCCGGACCGGGGCGAAGGGCGCCGGCGCCATGCAGGTGCCGACCTTGGCCTGGACGGCCTCGCCCTTGTCGTCGGTGTCCAGGTTGCTCACGCCCCAGTGGAAGCCGAAGCGGTCGCGGTCACCGCCCTTGCCCGTGCCGTCGTAGACGCTGAAGCCCCGCCGCTTGCCGACCCAGTCGGCGACCTCGGGGTCGGCCCGGGTGATGACGGCCGTGAACGACGCGGTCCTG
This region includes:
- a CDS encoding helix-turn-helix domain-containing protein; this translates as MTATQFSAPVSARAETDPHAGVIHVRHRHDSGFTVVGNHLAQHRELSAVAIGIGVHIQSLPDGSRVGIAQLVERFPEGEVRIGRALRELEAAGYLERRRERVAGGRVVTRTTWYEKPGAPPVAAQVPAEPGPVPAPVRTEAPRPEPGDPLAAGLLAGLRRQDPRLLLSERDVRRLAPAVRIWLDRGVGPAQVARTLTGDLPAGIIRRPAGLLAHRLTQWLPPVLPAAPASAAPPDPFQTCDGCERAFRAPEPGRCSDCPPATRAA
- a CDS encoding SDR family oxidoreductase; translated protein: MAPVIAVTGASGRVGVRVARRLAEREVSTRLLGRDPARLAQLTGSVKAPPADYGDSAAMQRALEGADTLFLVSAHEAADRVREHVSAVDAAVAAGVGRIVYISFMGATPDATFTFARDHFHTEEHIRASGVRHTFLRDNFYLAAIPALAGADGVIRGPAGEGRVAAVAHEDIADVAAAVLLGEGHDGATYDITGPEAFSLAEAAAELSRAAGRTVRYVAETREDAYASRAEYGAEQWEVAGWVSSYEAMATGEMATVSDVVPRLTGHPARTLAQFLKENPDSYRHLLP